The Vicia villosa cultivar HV-30 ecotype Madison, WI linkage group LG1, Vvil1.0, whole genome shotgun sequence genome includes a region encoding these proteins:
- the LOC131602302 gene encoding WRKY transcription factor 6-like, with protein MNDGSCITDFHFSPALPSCSVFNMPPPPSPLSDPNLSDASFSSYMDDFNAFYWFSDFNFETGTPESLPAATQTDLQQPVSDSSSIPSSYNEAGAVAVKPVGAVAVKPVVAAAEPEDRLQLVEGKEAEDHGGDHGIEAVENPNDQNQAKKTVKPKKKDKQKQRPTKVNVKTETEVDHLDDGFQWRKYGQKRVKKSPFSRSYYRCTAPGCDAKKRIERYAPEPSMLLTSYEGNHTHLAPKVTRPAGLEIMHDANDAIAAGVQKIHDNLIKTNCVGVAGNQFEMSQSQPQQIQNQNQNVILQQAALPTLPYNNDYNNSFNIASAMNVNSADNFPPLNVVNSSVAHNSPPLNVVNPTKNSINSSVIFGEFLQNLGGCNFSISTENLMSNDGLLQDMIKPMEMKGASDGAGLEQEQEQ; from the exons ATGAATGATGGAAGTTGCATAACTGATTTCCATTTCTCACCTGCTTTACCATCATGCAGCGTCTTTAACATGCCACCACCACCATCACCACTGTCTGATCCTAATCTAAGTGATGCTTCTTTTTCTAGTTACATGGATGATTTCAACGCTTTTTATTGGTTCTCAGACTTCAACTTTGAAACCGGCACGCCAGAATCACTACCTGCTGCAACCCAAACTGACTTGCAGCAGCCTGTCTCGGACTCGTCTTCGATTCCTTCGTCCTACAATGAGGCTGGTGCAGTTGCTGTCAAACCGGTTGGTGCAGTTGCTGTCAAACCGGTTGTTGCCGCAGCTGAACCTGAAGATAGACTGCAACTTGTTGAAGGAAAGGAAGCTGAGGATCACGGTGGAGATCATGGAATCGAAGCGGTGGAGAATCCAAATGATCAAAATCAGGCGAAGAAAAC GGTGAAACCAAAGAAGAAGGACAAGCAAAAGCAAAGACCTACAAAAGTTAATGTCAAAACAGAAACTGAAGTTGATCACTTGGATGATGGTTTCCAATGGCGCAAGTATGGCCAGAAACGTGTCAAGAAAAGCCCTTTTTCTAG GAGCTATTACCGTTGCACAGCTCCAGGTTGTGACGCAAAGAAGCGCATAGAGCGTTATGCGCCTGAGCCTTCCATGCTGCTAACCAGTTATGAAGGCAACCACACCCACCTAGCTCCGAAGGTGACTCGTCCTGCAGGCCTCGAAATCATGCATGATGCTAATGATGCTATTGCTGCTGGTGTCCAGAAAATCCACGATAACCTGATCAAAACTAATTGTGTTGGTGTTGCTGGAAATCAATTTGAAATGTCTCAGTCCCAACCACaacaaattcagaatcagaatcagaatgtTATTCTTCAGCAAGCTGCATTGCCAACTTTGCCCTACAATAATGATTATAATAACTCCTTCAACATTGCTTCAGCAATGAATGTTAACTCTGCTGACAACTTTCCACCTTTGAATGTTGTTAACTCTTCTGTTGCTCACAACTCTCCACCTTTGAATGTTGTTAACCCCACAAAAAATTCTATCAACTCTTCGGTAATATTTGGTGAATTCCTTCAAAATCTAGGTGGATGCAATTTTTCAATATCGACAGAAAATTTGATGAGCAACGATGGACTTCTTCAGGACATGATCAAGCCAATGGAGATGAAAGGAGCTTCGGATGGAGCTGGACTGGAGCAGGAGCAGGAGCAGTag
- the LOC131660130 gene encoding probable WRKY transcription factor 47, whose amino-acid sequence MENSSALAFSDDEIQNNMNMESCTIDFPFAPALPSCSVFNLPPPPSPLSDPHNLNDASFAGYMEDFNFNTSWFPYYNFETGTSESLPACAATQTDLQLPPLPVLSPAMPSEALNSQATAVSGSSSNTSLLNDAGAVANKPVVAVAGNEDGVQSVEGKQAEAEVRDHNEDHRIEVVENRNDQNQTKKPVKPKRKYKPRQRPAKVTFKMETEVDHLDDGFRWRKYGQKPIKNSPFPRSYYRCTTLGCGVKKHIERFAPEPSMLLTSYEGSHNHLAPMVTRTARLEIMHDDAIAAGVQKIHHNQIKANGVGVAGNQFAMSQSLPQQFQNQNQNVILQKPALPSLLYNNDYNNSFNIASTMNVNSADNFPPLNVVNSPAAHNSPPMNVVSSSAARNSPPMNVVNFSAAHNSPPLNVVNSSAAHNSPTLNVVKNADNFINSSTTFSEFLQNLSGCNFSTLTNNLMSNDGLLQDMIMPWEMRGASSEAGAGAGAVS is encoded by the exons ATGGAGAATTCTTCAGCATTAGCATTTTCTGATGATGAGATTCAAAACAACATGAACATGGAAAGTTGCACAATTGATTTCCCTTTCGCACCTGCCTTACCATCATGCAGCGTCTTTAACTTGCCACCACCACCATCACCACTGTCTGATCCTCATAATCTAAATGATGCTTCTTTTGCTGGTTACATGGAAGATTTCAATTTCAACACCTCTTGGTTCCCATACTACAACTTTGAAACCGGCACGTCAGAATCACTACCTGCTTGTGCTGCCACCCAAACTGACCTGCAGCTCCCTCCTTTGCCGGTTCTGTCCCCTGCCATGCCGTCTGAGGCTTTGAATAGTCAGGCGACTGCTGTATCGGGTTCCTCTTCGAATACTTCGTTGTTGAATGACGCTGGTGCTGTTGCTAACAAACCAGTTGTTGCAGTAGCTGGGAATGAAGATGGAGTTCAATCTGTTGAAGGAAAACAAGCTGAAGCTGAAGTTCGCGATCACAATGAAGATCATCGAATCGAAGTGGTGGAGAATCGAAATGATCAAAATCAGACTAAGAAACC GGTGAAACCAAAGAGGAAGTACAAGCCGAGGCAAAGACCGGCAAAAGTTACTTTCAAGATGGAAACTGAAGTTGATCACTTGGATGATGGTTTTAGGTGGCGCAAGTATGGCCAGAAACCGATCAAAAACAGCCCTTTTCCCAG GAGCTATTACCGTTGCACCACTCTCGGTTGTGGTGTAAAGAAGCACATAGAGCGTTTTGCGCCGGAGCCTTCCATGCTGCTAACCAGTTATGAAGGAAGCCACAACCACCTAGCTCCGATGGTGACTCGTACTGCTAGACTCgaaatcatgcatgatgatgctaTTGCTGCTGGTGTCCAGAAAATCCACCATAACCAGATCAAAGCAAATGGTGTTGGTGTTGCTGGAAACCAATTTGCAATGTCTCAGTCGCTACCGCAACAGTTTCAGAACCAGAATCAGAATGTGATCCTTCAGAAACCTGCATTGCCATCTTTGTTGTACAATAATGATTATAATAACTCCTTCAACATTGCTTCAACAATGAATGTTAACTCTGCTGACAACTTTCCACCTTTGAATGTTGTTAACTCTCCTGCAGCTCATAATTCTCCACCTATGAATGTTGTAAGCTCTTCTGCAGCTCGTAATTCTCCACCTATGAACGTTGTTAACTTTTCTGCTGCTCATAATTCTCCACCATTGAACGTTGTTAACTCTTCTGCTGCTCACAATTCTCCAACTTTGAATGTTGTTAAGAATGCCGACAATTTCATCAACTCTTCGACAACATTTAGCGAATTCCTTCAAAATCTAAGTGGATGCAATTTTTCAACGTTGACAAATAATTTGATGAGCAACGATGGACTTCTTCAGGATATGATCATGCCATGGGAGATGAGAGGAGCTTCGAGTGAAGCTGGAGCTGGAGCAGGAGCAGtatcttga